Below is a window of Halomicrobium mukohataei DSM 12286 DNA.
GCGATCGCCCGTTCCGCGTCGAACTCGCTAACGGCGACGCCTACACCGCCGACGCCGTTATCGCCGCCTCCGGGGCGAGCGCGCGCACGCTCGGCGTCCCCGGCGAGGACGAACTGATGGGCTACGGCGTCTCGACGTGTGCGACCTGTGACGGGGCGTTCTTCCGCGACGAGGACATGCTGGTGGTCGGCGGCGGCGACGCCGCCATGGAGGAAGCGACCTTCCTGACGAAGTTCGCCGACACCGTCTATCTCGCCCACCGCCGCGAGGAGTTCCGCGCCGAGGACTACTGGATCGATCGCGTTCAGGAACAGGTCGAGGACGGCGACATCGAGATCATGCGAAACACCGAGCTGCTGGAGATCCACGGCTCGGCCGAAGACGGCGTCGACCACGTCACGCTGGCCCGCAACGACGAAGGATACCCCTCTGAGGCGCTCGACGACCCCGAGACCGAGCAGTTCGACTTCGACGTGGGCGCGGTCTTCCTCGCGATCGGTCACACGCCCAACACCGGCTACCTCGAAGACACCGGCGTCGAACTGGACGACGCCGGGTACCTCCAGACCGAGAGCGGCGTCGGCGACGGCGAGACCGCCACCGCCGTCGAGGGGCTGTTCGGTGCCGGCGACGTGGTCGATCACCACTACCAGCAGGCCGTCACCGCCGCGGGGATGGGCTGTAAGGCCGCTCTCGACGCCGACGAGTACCTCGAATCGCTCCCAGAATCGTCCCAGGCCGCCGAGACCGCGCCGCAGGCAGACGACTAAGCGAACCGGATACCGACCGCCTCGTGCCGTGCTCGCCGACCCGCAGTCCCTTTACGTAGCGGTGGCCAACGCACAGTCATGACAGACGACACTGTCACCGTGACACTCGAAGCCGGCGAAGAACGCGACGAACTGACCGTCCCGACCGCGCTCGTGGACATGCTCCGAGAAGGCGAAGAGTCCGACCCGGAAGTCGTCGGCGACATCGCGATGTTCGGCATGGCCCAGCGGATCCACGGTGCCGTCCACCACGCACAGGGCGAACCCGACGCCGAGATCGAGTCCGTCAACGAGACCGCGATGGAACTGTTCGAAGAGCGCTTCGGCGCGACCTTCTCCGAGCTGACCGGCCACGATCACTAACTACGATCTCTTTTTGCGAGCCGACGGCTCCCGTACTGTCGGCTGTACGATAGCGGTCCATCGACACGCTCACGCCGCGTCTGTGACCGTCCACGAGAGGAGGACGCCGTCGTCTACCCGTTCGACGCCGTCGAGCGAGAGCGCCGGAAACTCCTCGACGAACCCTTCGCCGTCTGCCAGCGTCGGGGCGTCCCGTCCGCCGATCACCGTCGAGCCGACGAACACCGACAGTTCGTCGACCAATCCCTCCTCGAACAGCGAGAAGATCAGCTCGCCCCCGCCCTCGACCATCAGCTGGTCGATGCCGTCTCCCTCCAGCTTGGCGAGTGCGGTGACCAGATCGACGCGGTCCTCGCCGGCTACGATGACCGTCGCGCCCACGTCCTCCATCTGCGTGACGAAGTCCGTCAGTGCCGCCTGGCTGACCAGCAGGTAGGTGAGTGCCGCCTCGTCGAGGACGCGGGCGTCCGGCGGAGTCCTGACCTGTGAGTCGGCGACGACTCGCGCGGGATTTGCGGGCTCGCCACGGTCCTCGCGGGCCCGCTGGCGCTCGGGGTCGTCGAGTGTGAGTGACGGATCGTCGGCCAGCACCGTCCCGACCCCGACCATGACCGCGTCGCTCTCGGCGCGCAACTCGTCGACCCGGTCGAAGTCCCGCGTTCCCGAGATCTCGATCTGTTCGCGGCGGCGCGTCGACAGCTTCCCGTCGGCGCTCATGGCGGCGTTGACGACCACGTGCATGGTCGTCTGGAAGGAACTGGCGCAAAAACCGGTTACGAAACGCTACGTTCCGACTCGCGCTTGCCGTCGGCCAGTAGCTTCCGGGCGTCGATGGCTTTCTTGCCGTGGGCACTCGTCCGGAGTCTGACCGCCGGCCCGTCGAGCCAGAGTTCGCGAACGTCGACGACGATCTCGGACGACCAGCTCTTGATCCGGCCCTCGCCGTGGCTATCGATTTCGATAAAGGTACGCGGCGTTCGCTGGCGACCCATCGTCCACTCCGTGTCCCCCAACTCCATCGTCTCCGCTTCGAGCGCTTCCCACTCGAAGATCACGACGTGTTGCCCGCGTGGCTGGTCCGATCGCTCGTGGTCGACCCGCGTTCGGGTCTCGTAGTCGACGCCGAAGTGCGCGGCCCACAGCTCCAGATACTCGAAGTCGAACTTCTTCTTGCCCTCTCCCTCGCCGTCTCTGTTCGTCCAGACGACGTGTGCGTCCGAGGGCTTCTTGCCGAATGCGCCGCCCATGTCATCCACCCCGCTGGTGGTGCAGTTCGCGTCTGTCACCGAGCGAACGCAACTCGACCAGTCTCGCGATTCGTAACAGACGGACGGCCGGCAGTGTGACCCCGCACTGTGGCATACGCGTAGAGTACCGTTATCTCGAATAAAAATGTGCTGGCCGTGTATCACCACGTCTGTCTGTCGGAGTTCGCCTCTGGTCGGTCTCGGGTCGGCGTACCACCGAACGCTTTTCATCGCCGCCGCCGAACCACGGCCCGATGACACTCGACGAGCATGCCGAGGAACTCGCCTCCGACCTCGGTGTCGACAAAGAGGAGGTCAAAGAGGATCTGGCGAATCTCGTGAACTACTCCGTCCCGATGGACGAGGCAAAGCAGAGCCTCAGACGCAAGTACGGGGACGGCGGCGAGGGCGGGACGACGCCATCGAGCAAAGACATCGCCGAGATCTCGGCGAGCGATTCGAACGTCACCGTCACGGCCCGAGTGCTGACGGTCGGCCAGCGGTCGATCCAGTACCAGGGCGACGAACAGGTGATCTTCGAGGGCGAACTCGCCGACGAGACCGGGACGATCTCGTACACGGCCTGGGAGGACTTCGGACTGGCTGCCGGCGACACGATCACCGCGGGCAACGCGGGTGTCCGCGAGTGGGACGGGCGACCCGAGCTGAACCTCGGCGAGAGCACGAGCATCGAGCGATCCGACGACCCGCTGGACGTTCCCTACGAGATCGGCGGTGACGCCGAACTCGCAACGCTCGCGCCGGGCGACCGCGGGATCAACGTCGAGGTGCAGGTCCTGGAGGTCGAGGAGAAGACGATCGACGGCCGCAACGGCGAGACCGACATCCTCAGCGGCGTCTTCGGTGACGAGAGCACCCGGCTCCCGTTTACCGACTGGGACCCACACGCCGAGATCGAAGCCGGCGCGTCGATCCGCATCGAAGACGTGTTCGTCCGGGAGTTCCGGGGTGCCCCGTCGATCAACGTCTCGGAGTTCTCGGCGGTGACGCCGCTGGACCGCACGGTCTCGGCGACCGAGAACGCACAGCGGATGCCGATTCGCGAGGCCGTCGACTCCGGGGGACTCTTCGACGTCGAGCTGACCGGCAACATCATCGAAGTCCGGGACGGCTCGGGCCTGATCGAGCGGTGTCCGGAGTGTGGCCGCGTCGTCCAGAACGGGCAGTGCCGGAGCCACGGGACGGTCGACGCCGTCGACGATCTGCGGACGAAGGCGATCCTCGACGACGGCAGCGGCACCGTGACGGTCGTGCTCGACGACGAACTGACCGCCGACGTGTACGGCGGTGACCTCGCGGACGCGACCGAGCACGCTCGCGACGCGATGGACAAGGAGGTCGTCGCCGAGCGGATCGCCGACCGCATCGTCGGCCTGGAGTACGTCGTCCGCGGCTCGCTGTCGGTCGACGAGTACGGTGCGAACCTCGACGCGACCAGCTTCGAGGCGAGCGACGACGACCCGGCAGAACGTGCTCGGACGCTGCTCGCGGAGGTCGAGCCATGAGCACCGACGAGGATCAGGGCGGCGCGGGCCGGCGCGAGGTCGCCTATCGCCTCTTTGCCGCCGAGTTCGACGACGCGGACTTCTCGTACTCCGAGAGCGACGAGGAGCGTGCGCCGAACTACGTCGTCACGCCGACGGGCGCACGCGTGAACAGAGTGTTTCTGGTGGGCGTGCTGACGGAGGTCGAGACGGTCAGCGAGGACTACCTCCGGGCCCGCGTCGTCGACCCCTCGGGTCCCTTCGTCGTCTACGCCGGCCAGTACCAGCCCGAGGCGCTTGCCTTCCTGGAGAGTGCCGATCCGCCGACGTTCGTGGCGGTCACGGGCAAGGCTCGGACCTACCAGCCCGACGACAGCGATCAGGTGTACACCTCCGTCCGGCCCGAGTCGATCAGCGAGGTCGACGCGGCGACGCGGGACCGCTGGGTCGTCCAGACGGCAGAGCAGACGATCGACCGCGTGGCACGCGCCGCGGAGGGCAAACACGCTGGCCTGACCGGCGAGGACCTGCGGGCGGCGCTCGTCGACCACGGCGTCGACGAGGGAGTGGCCGCTGGCATTCCGATCGCACTGGAACGCTACGGAACGACCGGCGACTACCTCGCGGCAGTGCGGGA
It encodes the following:
- a CDS encoding Single-stranded DNA binding protein, which codes for MTLDEHAEELASDLGVDKEEVKEDLANLVNYSVPMDEAKQSLRRKYGDGGEGGTTPSSKDIAEISASDSNVTVTARVLTVGQRSIQYQGDEQVIFEGELADETGTISYTAWEDFGLAAGDTITAGNAGVREWDGRPELNLGESTSIERSDDPLDVPYEIGGDAELATLAPGDRGINVEVQVLEVEEKTIDGRNGETDILSGVFGDESTRLPFTDWDPHAEIEAGASIRIEDVFVREFRGAPSINVSEFSAVTPLDRTVSATENAQRMPIREAVDSGGLFDVELTGNIIEVRDGSGLIERCPECGRVVQNGQCRSHGTVDAVDDLRTKAILDDGSGTVTVVLDDELTADVYGGDLADATEHARDAMDKEVVAERIADRIVGLEYVVRGSLSVDEYGANLDATSFEASDDDPAERARTLLAEVEP
- a CDS encoding 2,5-diamino-6-(ribosylamino)-4(3H)-pyrimidinone 5'-phosphate reductase, producing the protein MHVVVNAAMSADGKLSTRRREQIEISGTRDFDRVDELRAESDAVMVGVGTVLADDPSLTLDDPERQRAREDRGEPANPARVVADSQVRTPPDARVLDEAALTYLLVSQAALTDFVTQMEDVGATVIVAGEDRVDLVTALAKLEGDGIDQLMVEGGGELIFSLFEEGLVDELSVFVGSTVIGGRDAPTLADGEGFVEEFPALSLDGVERVDDGVLLSWTVTDAA
- a CDS encoding DUF7545 family protein codes for the protein MTDDTVTVTLEAGEERDELTVPTALVDMLREGEESDPEVVGDIAMFGMAQRIHGAVHHAQGEPDAEIESVNETAMELFEERFGATFSELTGHDH
- a CDS encoding NAD(P)/FAD-dependent oxidoreductase, whose translation is MTDDVVEHRRLIIAGTGIAGLTAAIYAARSNNDPLVFEGDEPGGQLTLTTDVANYPGFPEGISGPDLVNDMKEQAQQFGAELDHGIVENVDASDRPFRVELANGDAYTADAVIAASGASARTLGVPGEDELMGYGVSTCATCDGAFFRDEDMLVVGGGDAAMEEATFLTKFADTVYLAHRREEFRAEDYWIDRVQEQVEDGDIEIMRNTELLEIHGSAEDGVDHVTLARNDEGYPSEALDDPETEQFDFDVGAVFLAIGHTPNTGYLEDTGVELDDAGYLQTESGVGDGETATAVEGLFGAGDVVDHHYQQAVTAAGMGCKAALDADEYLESLPESSQAAETAPQADD